A genome region from Tolypothrix sp. PCC 7712 includes the following:
- a CDS encoding type II toxin-antitoxin system ParD family antitoxin has protein sequence MTINLKPEHEQLIKAQIASGRFTNADEVIGTALKLLEKLNAEYSQWVEETRQKVEVAIAEMERGEGLDGETFTMQILERFQKAREAAE, from the coding sequence ATGACTATTAATCTTAAACCAGAGCATGAGCAATTGATAAAAGCACAAATTGCTAGTGGTAGATTTACAAATGCAGATGAAGTAATTGGTACAGCATTGAAATTACTAGAAAAGTTGAATGCTGAGTACAGCCAATGGGTAGAAGAAACTCGCCAAAAAGTTGAAGTCGCTATTGCTGAAATGGAAAGAGGAGAAGGATTAGACGGTGAGACATTTACTATGCAAATACTTGAAAGATTCCAAAAAGCGCGAGAGGCGGCAGAATGA
- the hemW gene encoding radical SAM family heme chaperone HemW, translating to MPQKVNFYSTPTSAYVHIPFCRRRCFYCDFPISVVGDRLRGETSNAISQYVEVLTQEIPTAPRFGEPLKTIFFGGGTPSLLSIEQLQQILTALEQHFGILPGSEISMEIDPGTFDLAHIAGYRSLGVNRVSLGIQAFQEELLKLAGRSHSIADIFAAVELVRKVEIPELSLDLISGLPHQSLEQWQDSLAKAVAIAPTHISIYDLTIEPGTAFGRYYEPGANPLPTDETTVKMYQMAQQTLTDAGYEHYEISNYAQPGHQCQHNRVYWENRPYYGFGMGAASYIEGKRFTRPRKTKEYYAWVKAGCVVDCEITPPNEVLLETLMLGLRLAKGVSLAALAADFGEDKLEELQKFLQPYLIKGWVEVINERLRLTDPQGFLFSNVVLADLFSKFGE from the coding sequence ATGCCTCAAAAAGTTAATTTTTATAGCACTCCCACTTCTGCTTATGTGCATATTCCGTTTTGCAGACGGCGGTGCTTTTATTGTGATTTTCCCATATCTGTTGTGGGCGATCGCTTGCGCGGGGAAACATCTAATGCAATTTCTCAATATGTAGAAGTGCTAACTCAGGAAATTCCTACCGCACCAAGATTTGGTGAACCTTTAAAGACAATTTTTTTCGGTGGTGGAACACCCTCGCTGCTATCAATAGAGCAGTTACAGCAGATATTAACAGCTTTAGAGCAGCATTTTGGCATTTTACCTGGGTCAGAGATTTCTATGGAAATAGACCCAGGGACATTTGATTTAGCACATATAGCAGGGTACCGCAGTTTAGGGGTGAATCGTGTCAGTTTAGGTATACAAGCATTTCAAGAAGAGTTGTTAAAACTCGCTGGGCGATCGCACTCAATTGCAGATATTTTTGCAGCTGTGGAATTAGTCCGCAAAGTCGAGATTCCCGAATTGAGTTTAGACTTAATTTCTGGTTTACCGCATCAGTCTTTAGAGCAATGGCAAGATTCCCTAGCTAAAGCAGTGGCGATCGCACCAACTCACATCTCGATTTATGACCTTACCATAGAGCCAGGTACAGCCTTTGGCCGATACTATGAACCTGGCGCGAATCCTTTACCCACAGATGAAACCACAGTCAAAATGTACCAAATGGCACAGCAAACTTTGACTGATGCAGGTTATGAACATTATGAAATTTCCAATTATGCCCAGCCTGGACATCAATGTCAGCATAATCGGGTTTATTGGGAAAATCGTCCTTATTATGGTTTTGGTATGGGTGCAGCCAGCTATATTGAAGGTAAGCGTTTCACACGTCCACGTAAAACCAAAGAGTATTACGCATGGGTAAAAGCTGGTTGTGTCGTTGATTGTGAAATCACACCACCAAATGAAGTGTTATTAGAAACCTTAATGTTAGGCTTACGCTTGGCTAAAGGCGTGAGTTTAGCAGCTTTAGCGGCGGATTTTGGCGAAGATAAACTAGAAGAACTTCAGAAATTCCTACAGCCATATTTAATAAAAGGCTGGGTAGAGGTAATAAATGAAAGATTACGTCTAACCGATCCCCAAGGATTTTTATTTTCTAATGTAGTTTTAGCAGATTTATTTTCTAAATTTGGTGAATAA
- a CDS encoding type II toxin-antitoxin system RelE/ParE family toxin, with amino-acid sequence MSRYIISPSASRDLNEIADYFLTINLEAGEKLFQEFNRKCQNLAKFPNIGRSYSHIKPELRGLPLDGYVILYRVVDDGVEILRVVNARRDLETLFSDIDDS; translated from the coding sequence ATGAGCCGTTACATCATCTCTCCTTCTGCAAGCAGAGATTTAAATGAGATTGCAGATTATTTTTTAACAATCAATCTGGAAGCAGGAGAAAAGCTTTTTCAAGAATTCAATAGAAAATGTCAAAACTTAGCTAAATTTCCCAATATAGGGCGTAGTTATTCTCACATTAAGCCGGAGTTGCGTGGTCTTCCGCTTGATGGTTACGTCATTTTGTATAGAGTGGTGGATGATGGTGTGGAAATTTTACGTGTAGTGAATGCGCGTAGAGATTTAGAAACATTATTTTCAGATATAGACGATTCTTGA